The Flavobacterium johnsoniae UW101 genomic interval ATAAGCAAAAACAACATAATCAGTTATGACGCGTGCAAAGCCAATTTGCTTGTCATTTAAATAAATTCCAAAACAAACCGAAGTGTCAATCGTACGTTGTACTTCATCAATAGTTCGTCCAGCTGCCCAATAAATGTCTTTCAGGAAGTTTTGTATAAACGGAACGTCAAGTTTTGCTTTATCAGTTGATACACTAATCATATGGTTTTTGTTTTTTTGCCACAAATTTCACGAATTTTCACGAATTAATTTTTTGCCACAGATTAAAGGATTAAAATGATTAAATCTGTGCAAATCTTTTTAATCTGTGGCAAAATAAAAAAAGAAATTCGTGCAAATTCGTGAAATTCGTGGCAAACCTTAAATCTTATATAAAATTGGTTTTGATGGGCTTGCGTCATTTTCAAACGAAGCGATTTGAAGATTTAGTATATAACTTCCATCTTCAATTTCGTCCGGAACGTAAATCATTTCTGTAATCGTAGCATTAAATCTCGCATCTGAATTTAGATTGTGCGTGTCTTTTACATTCCAAAACGCCTTATGTGCTAATAATTTTCCTTCATCGTGTTCTTTGTCAACACTTGGCAAATCAATCAGTAAATGCTGAATTTCGCTTTCGCGGATGAAAATTGCTGCTTCTTCAGACAAATACGGCGGATTTGTATTGGAATATTTTCTTGATTTTTTTTCCTTTTGATTTGGAAGTGTTCGAATTATTAAAGCTTCATTTGTCACGCTGAGCGAAGTCGAAGCGCGATCCAGTGATGTCACATTGAGCGAAGTCGAAATGCTTTCTTTTGTAATAACATAATCTTCTCCAATCTTTTCAGGTTCAACCGTAATCAATTTAGCAGAAAAGAAAAACTGTTTCAGCGATTGATTAACACTAAAAAAATCATTCGTAATATGACCTAAACATTCCGTGTGCGTTCCATGCCCATGCGGATTGAAGAAAATATTATTGAAATTCGTTGATGATTTTCCTTCTGAAACTTTCCCAATCCAGTCGCCAAAAACTACAGGTTCAATAACAGGTTTTTCAATATACCAGGCAATTGGGTTTTCATCTGTATTGGTTAATGGAATAGAGATATCAATGGGCTTTGATAAGTCGATTTCGAAGTTGTTTATTTTTACTATCATAATTTAACCGCAAGGAGCGCTAAGGTTTACGCAAAGGTCGCTAGGATTTTATTAAAGATTGTTTGCTATTCTTTTAACTCCGTGTTTTAGTAATGCAACATTAAAATTTATTAATAAGCCTAATTTGCAATTTGTTAATTTTAAATAAGTCAATAGTTGAGCGAAATGTACTTCATTTAAACAATCGACTGCTTTTATTTCCAAAATTAGTTTATTTTCTACTAAAATATCTAATCGATAACCAACATCTAATTTCACCTCTTCATAAATCAAAGGCAAAGCCTTTTGCTTTTCAACCAATAAGCCTAGTTTTCTTAACTCATAAAATAAGCATTCTTCGTAAGCACTTTCTAAAAGTCCAGGTCCTAAAGTTTGATGAACGTTCAAAGCCGAATGAAACACAATGCGTGATAAATCATTTTCTGACATGAGTAATTAATTATAAAATTAAAACTCAAATCTACGGTTTATTCTATTTATTATAAATTTATTCTTACAAAAAAAACAATAGCGTTCTTTGCGTAAATCTTAGCGAACCTTGCGGTTAAATCTCAGGCTCTAAATAAAATAAATCTGAAGCAATTCCATCTGTTAAAAATTTTCCTTTAAGAGTAGGCTTTAAAATGTTGTTTTCGATCGATAGCAGATCGTCGTTTAAGAACTTTTGAGATTGTTCTAATAAATAATTCAAATATTCTGATCCAAATTCCTGTTCAATTCGGTTTAGAGAAACACCCCAAATCGTTCGCAGCCCCGTCATAATATATTCATTATAACGATCTGAAATGGTTAATGTTTCCGTTTCAATTGGAAGTTCATCGTTTTGAATCGCTTTTAAATACAATGAATTATTTGCAATATTCCAGCCTCTTTTTTCACCGTCGTAACTGTGCGCAGAAGGTCCAATTCCGATATATTTTTTGCCCAGCCAATACGCCGAATTGTTTTTGGAGAAATAATCCTCTTTTCCAAAATTCGATAATTCGTAATGAACAAAACCATTTTTTTGAAGCATTTCAACCAAAATCGTAAAATGGTTTGAAGTGGCTTCGTCTTGAGGTTCGGCAATTTTTCCGGTTTGAATTAATTTACTTAAAGCCGTTTTAGGTTCAACTGTCAAAGCATAACTCGAAATATGCGGAATGCCAAAATCTAAAGCAGTTTGAATATTTTGTTTCCACATTTCGTCGCTCATTCCCGGAATTCCGTAAATTAAATCAAGCGAAATATTATCAAAGTATTTTGTTGCTTCTTCTAGACATTTTTTGGCTTCCGCCGAATTATGAGCGCGATTCATCATCTTCAAATCTTCTTCGTAAAAAGACTGAATTCCGATGCTTAAACGATTTATAGGACTTTTAGATAATTCCAGAATTCTTTCAACAGACAAATCATCCGGATTAGCTTCGAGTGTAATTTCAGGATTTTCTACAACTTTATAGTTTTTATAAACTTCAGAAATTAAAAAGTTTATTTCGTCATTTGATAAAACCGAAGGAGTTCCGCCGCCAAAATAGATAGTTTCCACAATCTCATTGTCACTTCGAGCAGAGTCGAGAAGTTCATTTTTACGCATGCCAATTTCTTTGGCTAATGCCAAAACCATATCGTCTTTCTTTTTCATAGAAGTAGAAAAATGAAAGTCGCAGTAATGACAAGCCTGTTTGCAAAAAGGTATGTGAATGTAAATTCCTGACATTTTTAATTAGATAATTAGAGAATGTGTCAATTAGATAATTTATGTTGTCTACAGAATTATCTAATTATCAAATTGGCATATTGACTCATTTCTTAACTCGATCTTCGTTTTGTTTCACAAAAGCATCCCAGCCTGAATAACTTTTTCCGGCAATAACTTTTCCAGAATTAAAGAAATGACAAACCGCAGCCGCTAAACCGTCTGTTGAATCGAGATTTTTTGGTAATTCTTTTAAGCCTAAAAGCTGTTGTAACATTTTAGCGACCTGTTCTTTGCTGGCATTTCCGTTTCCGGTAATTGCCATTTTTATCTTTTTAGGTTCGTATTCTGTAATCGGAATGCCTCTTGAAAGTCCCGCAGCCATGGCAACACCTTGCGCACGACCTAATTTCAGCATCGACTGTACATTTTTACCAAAGAAAGGAGCTTCAATTGCAATTTCGTCTGGACAATGCGTTTCGATTAATTCAATGGTTCTTTCAAAAATGATTCTTAATTTTTGGTAATGATTGTCGTATTTAGAAAGCTGCAATTCGTTTAATTGCAGAAATTCCATTTTTTTATTGATTACTTTAATCAATCCAAAACCCATAATTGTGGTTCCGGGGTCAATACCTAATATGATGCGTTCTTGTGTCAAAGTTTTTGTTTCAAGTTTGAGGTTTCACGTTTCAAGTTTTTGAAAAATGATACCTATTCATTTTCTCATTTTCAAATTGCCACATTCTCAAATTGATTACTTTTGCGGCATGATTTCAATTCCTCACAAAGCTAAGCAATTCCTAGTTCTTCTGGCCAAACTTTTAATTGTTGGCGGTGCATTTTATTTTATTTACAATCAGCTGGCAAACAACGACAAATTAGACTGGAGTAAATTCATTGTTTTATTCCGAAAAAATCAGTCAGTTTTAGGAATTTCGTTTATTCTGCTTTTGAGTGTTTTGAACCGTTATTTCGAAATTTTGAAGTGGCAGAATCTGGCACAGGTAATTCATAAAATATCGGTTTATGAAGCCGCAAAACAGGTTTTGGCCGCTTTGACAGCCGGAATTTTTACACCAAACGGAGTAGGAGAATATGCCGGAAAAGCATTGTATTATCCAAAAACGGAAGCCAAAAGAGTTGTTTTTTTAAACCTGATTTGCAACGGAATCCAAATGATTCTAACTGTGATTTTCGGGATTTTTGGATTACTGTATTTCAATGCACAATTTAATGTAATTACAACCAAAACAGTTCTAATTCT includes:
- a CDS encoding cyclase family protein; this encodes MIVKINNFEIDLSKPIDISIPLTNTDENPIAWYIEKPVIEPVVFGDWIGKVSEGKSSTNFNNIFFNPHGHGTHTECLGHITNDFFSVNQSLKQFFFSAKLITVEPEKIGEDYVITKESISTSLNVTSLDRASTSLSVTNEALIIRTLPNQKEKKSRKYSNTNPPYLSEEAAIFIRESEIQHLLIDLPSVDKEHDEGKLLAHKAFWNVKDTHNLNSDARFNATITEMIYVPDEIEDGSYILNLQIASFENDASPSKPILYKI
- the ruvC gene encoding crossover junction endodeoxyribonuclease RuvC, with translation MTQERIILGIDPGTTIMGFGLIKVINKKMEFLQLNELQLSKYDNHYQKLRIIFERTIELIETHCPDEIAIEAPFFGKNVQSMLKLGRAQGVAMAAGLSRGIPITEYEPKKIKMAITGNGNASKEQVAKMLQQLLGLKELPKNLDSTDGLAAAVCHFFNSGKVIAGKSYSGWDAFVKQNEDRVKK
- a CDS encoding lysylphosphatidylglycerol synthase domain-containing protein, giving the protein MISIPHKAKQFLVLLAKLLIVGGAFYFIYNQLANNDKLDWSKFIVLFRKNQSVLGISFILLLSVLNRYFEILKWQNLAQVIHKISVYEAAKQVLAALTAGIFTPNGVGEYAGKALYYPKTEAKRVVFLNLICNGIQMILTVIFGIFGLLYFNAQFNVITTKTVLILFGGFAFILIVLFSIKKIKIKGHSIEKLIHKINEIPKSVHQKNIFLGICRYLVFSHQYYFLFLGFDVDLPYLTLMAAITSVYFLASSLPTFQFLDFAVKGSVAIYFFGILGVNEWIVIFISTLMWFLNVVLPVVLGSYFVLNFKTKTTE
- the hemW gene encoding radical SAM family heme chaperone HemW, which produces MSGIYIHIPFCKQACHYCDFHFSTSMKKKDDMVLALAKEIGMRKNELLDSARSDNEIVETIYFGGGTPSVLSNDEINFLISEVYKNYKVVENPEITLEANPDDLSVERILELSKSPINRLSIGIQSFYEEDLKMMNRAHNSAEAKKCLEEATKYFDNISLDLIYGIPGMSDEMWKQNIQTALDFGIPHISSYALTVEPKTALSKLIQTGKIAEPQDEATSNHFTILVEMLQKNGFVHYELSNFGKEDYFSKNNSAYWLGKKYIGIGPSAHSYDGEKRGWNIANNSLYLKAIQNDELPIETETLTISDRYNEYIMTGLRTIWGVSLNRIEQEFGSEYLNYLLEQSQKFLNDDLLSIENNILKPTLKGKFLTDGIASDLFYLEPEI
- a CDS encoding GNAT family N-acetyltransferase, yielding MISVSTDKAKLDVPFIQNFLKDIYWAAGRTIDEVQRTIDTSVCFGIYLNDKQIGFARVITDYVVFAYLMDVFIDEEHRGKGYSSILIETMMNDPQLQEVKIWRLATTDAHFLYEKFGFTKLNHPEKMMEKIVK
- a CDS encoding GxxExxY protein, with product MSENDLSRIVFHSALNVHQTLGPGLLESAYEECLFYELRKLGLLVEKQKALPLIYEEVKLDVGYRLDILVENKLILEIKAVDCLNEVHFAQLLTYLKLTNCKLGLLINFNVALLKHGVKRIANNL